Proteins from one Terriglobus tenax genomic window:
- a CDS encoding DUF4097 family beta strand repeat-containing protein has product MGTTPPIDPRFQREQWRQQQRMAREQAKAQRDAWRSQARMQREQMRWQMRQYRRGSIVGPLLLVAIGIVFLLIQTGRIGANQFWVWYGRFWPLVLIGIGVLMLAEWAVDHYVRSSDTPPVRRSAGGVVFLVILLALISFAYTDARRANGWFARSFHVNGDNWDEFTGDKHESDMAPVEQSFPENGTLTVDNPRGDLTVSGTSDDGKIHITGHKEVYSDSDSDAEQKAKNIEPRISTSGNSVVVSIAPEKGTKIDLDITVPASAVVTATANRGELHVRNLKAPVNLTANHGDVDISAITGTVNVHINNNDSSLNAHSLTGPLNIEGKIDELSISDVNGPVQMRGDFFGAGHIERIQGPMQMRTSRTELRFVRLDGHIDIDPDHDMTVEEALGPIVLNTRNRDIVLNRVAGDVTVSNKNGSVEIGVAEPAGNITVTNRSGDVKLTIPEKAGYTVSADTKNGSTDTDFSLEHNASGDHRTLSGTINGGGKQIHIVNSESDISINRNMLAPIPPMPPVAPKITITKPSAPATPEIPALDITDSDGSRVIINKNGIIVRDRSTKVTKKKKETSNTNSNDNDF; this is encoded by the coding sequence ATGGGCACGACACCTCCAATCGATCCGCGTTTTCAGCGTGAGCAGTGGCGCCAGCAGCAGCGCATGGCACGCGAGCAGGCAAAGGCCCAGCGCGATGCGTGGCGCTCCCAGGCAAGAATGCAGCGCGAGCAGATGCGCTGGCAGATGCGGCAGTACCGCCGCGGCTCCATCGTTGGCCCGCTTCTGCTGGTTGCCATCGGCATCGTCTTTCTGCTCATCCAGACCGGCCGCATCGGCGCCAACCAGTTCTGGGTATGGTACGGACGTTTCTGGCCCCTGGTCCTGATCGGCATCGGCGTTCTGATGCTGGCCGAATGGGCTGTCGATCACTATGTGCGCTCCAGCGATACACCTCCCGTGCGCCGCAGCGCAGGCGGCGTGGTCTTCCTGGTGATCCTGCTGGCCCTTATCAGCTTTGCGTACACCGATGCGCGCCGCGCCAATGGCTGGTTCGCCCGTAGCTTCCACGTCAACGGCGATAACTGGGACGAGTTCACCGGCGACAAGCACGAGAGCGATATGGCGCCCGTCGAGCAGTCCTTCCCGGAGAATGGAACGCTCACCGTCGACAACCCGCGCGGCGACCTCACCGTCTCCGGCACCAGTGACGACGGCAAGATCCACATCACCGGTCACAAAGAGGTCTACTCCGACTCGGATTCCGATGCTGAGCAGAAGGCAAAGAATATCGAGCCGCGCATCTCCACCAGCGGTAACAGTGTCGTGGTCAGCATCGCTCCTGAAAAGGGCACCAAGATCGACCTCGACATTACCGTGCCTGCCTCCGCAGTGGTAACCGCCACCGCCAACCGGGGCGAACTGCATGTGCGCAACCTGAAGGCTCCTGTAAACCTGACCGCCAACCACGGCGATGTCGATATCTCGGCCATCACCGGCACGGTGAATGTCCACATCAACAACAATGATTCCTCGTTGAACGCACACTCGCTGACCGGCCCGCTGAACATTGAAGGCAAGATCGACGAACTCAGCATCTCCGATGTGAACGGCCCGGTACAGATGCGTGGAGACTTCTTCGGTGCGGGACACATCGAGCGTATCCAGGGACCGATGCAGATGCGCACCAGCCGCACGGAGCTCCGCTTCGTCCGCCTGGATGGCCACATCGACATCGACCCCGACCACGACATGACGGTCGAAGAAGCGCTTGGCCCCATTGTGCTGAACACACGCAACCGCGACATCGTACTGAACCGCGTTGCCGGCGATGTGACCGTGAGCAACAAGAACGGCAGTGTCGAGATCGGCGTGGCTGAGCCTGCCGGCAACATCACCGTAACCAACCGCAGCGGCGATGTGAAGCTGACCATTCCCGAGAAGGCCGGCTACACCGTATCTGCCGATACCAAGAACGGCAGCACGGATACCGACTTCTCGCTCGAGCACAATGCAAGCGGCGATCACCGCACGCTCTCCGGCACCATCAACGGCGGAGGCAAGCAGATTCACATTGTGAACTCTGAGAGCGATATCTCCATCAACCGCAACATGCTGGCGCCCATTCCTCCAATGCCTCCGGTTGCGCCGAAGATCACCATTACGAAGCCAAGCGCCCCGGCGACGCCAGAGATTCCAGCGCTCGATATTACCGATTCTGACGGAAGCCGTGTCATCATCAACAAGAACGGCATCATCGTTC
- a CDS encoding B-box zinc finger protein gives MMCANHNDREHVAFCQNCGKPLCQECTRTVGTAVFCEPCLAAKISGAVPPPSASTGWQPVSGAAYGTVPPPASGPNPSLAGLLGLIPGVGAMYNGQFAKGIVHLAIFAVLVSLSDHVDGIFGMFVAGWIFYMVFDAYQTAKARRDGTPLPNPFGLNEVGEKFGFGKAWPSNNATGPVDPSAIPVDPVVPPPPPAGWSAPYTPPVNPYAAPPVPPMPSAYDPNWQPAPANRFPAGAVWLIGLGLVFLVGNTGILGGMSMRYLWPFLLIGFGIWIFVRKMTDAGMSLGDDGTPGYRLRVLRALRGSVWIIVAGVLFLLNETHALSWGHSWPIFLIVVGVLAIAERAAYSDAAASQYYAQPTATATGPAAPTSTGVEPADRDGEAR, from the coding sequence ATGATGTGCGCCAACCATAACGATCGCGAACATGTGGCGTTCTGCCAGAACTGCGGCAAGCCTCTTTGCCAGGAGTGCACGCGGACCGTGGGCACTGCTGTCTTCTGTGAACCTTGCCTTGCCGCCAAGATCTCGGGTGCCGTTCCTCCGCCTTCCGCCAGCACTGGCTGGCAGCCTGTCTCTGGCGCCGCCTATGGCACTGTTCCGCCGCCTGCCAGTGGACCGAATCCTAGCCTTGCCGGTCTGCTCGGCCTTATCCCCGGCGTGGGCGCCATGTACAACGGCCAGTTTGCCAAAGGCATTGTTCACCTGGCCATCTTCGCGGTGCTGGTCTCTCTTTCTGACCATGTCGACGGCATCTTCGGCATGTTTGTGGCTGGCTGGATCTTCTACATGGTCTTCGACGCCTACCAGACGGCCAAGGCCCGTCGCGATGGTACGCCGCTGCCCAATCCCTTCGGACTGAACGAAGTAGGCGAGAAGTTCGGTTTCGGCAAGGCGTGGCCCTCGAACAACGCCACCGGCCCGGTCGATCCTTCAGCAATTCCGGTGGATCCGGTCGTTCCTCCCCCGCCGCCCGCGGGCTGGAGCGCTCCGTATACACCTCCGGTGAACCCCTACGCGGCTCCTCCCGTACCACCGATGCCTTCGGCCTATGACCCGAACTGGCAGCCTGCGCCGGCCAACCGCTTTCCTGCGGGAGCCGTCTGGCTCATCGGCCTGGGACTGGTCTTCCTCGTCGGCAACACCGGCATCCTGGGTGGCATGAGCATGCGCTACCTGTGGCCCTTCCTGCTCATCGGCTTCGGCATCTGGATCTTCGTCCGCAAGATGACGGACGCCGGCATGTCCCTGGGCGATGACGGCACCCCGGGCTACCGCCTGCGCGTTCTGCGTGCCCTGCGCGGCTCGGTATGGATCATCGTTGCCGGAGTTCTGTTCCTGCTCAACGAGACGCATGCCCTGAGCTGGGGGCATAGCTGGCCCATCTTCCTGATCGTTGTCGGCGTGCTGGCCATTGCCGAGCGTGCCGCCTACTCTGACGCTGCTGCCTCGCAGTACTATGCGCAGCCCACGGCCACCGCAACCGGCCCGGCTGCACCCACCTCCACAGGCGTGGAACCCGCTGACCGTGACGGAGAGGCAAGGTAA
- a CDS encoding zf-HC2 domain-containing protein: MNQFGAQNPGSRAGGMGCAECEAMLTDAIDGLLTPELRARFDLHLLGCEDCAMAFEDAQRGAAWLEMLKSDRPEPTVDLMARILAQTSGVQAAQPAYVPAVQPVLVQPIAARWSTRITGWFNLKGFGQSLLQPRLAMTAAMAFFSIALTLNLVGVRITDLKASDLSPSSLKRTLYQTNARVVRYYDNLRVVYELESRVRELRQDDEAPAQNQNNGQKPQQQNQQKNEEKRPRNGSSRKENLRPSYVLTAQLDPRALQYYSQGVVPTAVRVDGKTERGTV; the protein is encoded by the coding sequence ATGAACCAATTCGGAGCGCAGAACCCAGGCAGCCGCGCCGGCGGCATGGGATGCGCGGAGTGCGAGGCAATGCTGACCGACGCAATCGACGGCCTGCTTACCCCCGAGCTGCGCGCACGGTTTGACCTTCATCTGCTGGGTTGCGAGGACTGTGCGATGGCGTTTGAAGACGCACAGCGCGGCGCGGCCTGGCTGGAGATGCTCAAAAGCGATCGTCCGGAACCAACGGTCGACCTGATGGCCCGCATCCTGGCCCAGACCTCGGGCGTGCAGGCGGCGCAGCCGGCTTATGTGCCCGCGGTGCAGCCGGTGCTGGTTCAGCCGATCGCCGCCCGCTGGTCCACACGCATCACCGGCTGGTTCAACCTGAAGGGCTTCGGGCAGTCCCTGCTGCAGCCGCGCCTGGCCATGACCGCCGCGATGGCTTTCTTCTCCATCGCGCTGACCCTGAACCTGGTGGGCGTACGCATTACCGACCTGAAGGCCAGTGACCTGTCGCCGAGCAGCCTGAAGCGGACCCTGTACCAGACCAATGCACGCGTGGTGCGCTATTACGACAACCTGCGCGTGGTCTATGAGCTGGAGTCGCGCGTGCGCGAACTCCGCCAGGATGACGAAGCTCCGGCGCAGAACCAGAACAACGGCCAGAAACCACAGCAGCAGAATCAGCAGAAAAACGAAGAAAAGCGGCCGCGGAACGGATCGAGCCGCAAAGAGAACCTTCGACCCAGCTACGTTCTGACAGCGCAGCTGGATCCAAGAGCTTTGCAGTACTACTCCCAGGGTGTAGTCCCCACCGCCGTCCGCGTGGACGGCAAGACGGAAAGAGGCACGGTATGA
- a CDS encoding RNA polymerase sigma factor yields the protein MGVLHMTIPAQGLPMASAKRAMFLSPEPRRAKVPPPQKAPQVTLDTAHKPVEERIVERTPEQEAMEKLVRQCMAGDSHAWQQLVASQHRRIYAICYRFTGSATDAEDLTQDVFLKLYKNLESFDAFKGSFQTWITTLARNLLVDHFRRTRMDRVSDSMDASFDGEDDGPTFADRLADTRKGQHEHVAGLELKTRIQTALKQLSPELREAVILRDLEDMDYKEIAAVLKVPEGTVKSRINRGRGELARILGKSERQVV from the coding sequence ATGGGCGTTCTTCACATGACGATTCCCGCGCAGGGCCTCCCGATGGCATCGGCCAAACGAGCCATGTTCCTGTCGCCGGAGCCCCGCCGGGCAAAGGTTCCACCGCCCCAGAAGGCGCCGCAAGTTACACTCGATACGGCACATAAGCCAGTTGAGGAACGCATCGTGGAGCGCACACCCGAGCAGGAGGCCATGGAGAAGCTGGTCCGCCAATGTATGGCGGGCGACTCGCATGCCTGGCAGCAGCTCGTGGCCTCGCAGCATCGGCGCATCTACGCCATCTGCTATCGCTTCACCGGATCGGCCACGGACGCCGAAGACCTGACGCAGGATGTTTTCCTGAAGCTGTACAAAAACCTGGAAAGTTTTGATGCCTTCAAAGGCAGCTTCCAGACCTGGATCACGACGCTGGCGCGCAACCTGCTGGTGGATCACTTCCGCCGCACGCGCATGGACCGCGTCTCGGACTCCATGGACGCAAGTTTTGACGGTGAGGACGATGGGCCGACCTTCGCCGACCGTCTGGCCGATACACGCAAGGGCCAGCATGAACATGTGGCGGGTTTGGAATTGAAGACCCGCATCCAGACGGCGCTGAAACAGCTCTCGCCGGAGTTGCGCGAGGCTGTTATCCTTCGCGATCTGGAAGACATGGATTACAAAGAAATTGCGGCGGTACTGAAGGTGCCCGAGGGCACCGTCAAAAGCCGCATCAACCGCGGACGCGGTGAGTTGGCAAGAATTTTAGGAAAAAGCGAAAGGCAGGTGGTGTAA
- a CDS encoding SRPBCC family protein, with amino-acid sequence MFKVHLALPACVLLASATVFAQAPAARPAPAPLESPAPHYVSFQLTEEVNASADAVWAKVGKYCDIAAWSGMPCRIVQGPGEEIGTVRSILNEVMVGKTTYSYTYTQAPRQGAVYNLYHGTLEVVPVTAKTSRLQYSFLYDNSMLADDAAREAEIATRKTRFGGYLKNMKAMAEGRKVEPPVAPPIPAATWLVAEPHYISIPMSIEVNAPADKVWARIGKYCDIGEWGIPGCSIVSGDGGLGTIRTIGSEILVGKTKTSYIYTQPKRVGANYNLYHGQLWAEPVTASTTRLNYTLMLDNSALPDDAARQKDIDNRRTRFTKMLENMKLLAEGKPLPEGAVVRPATPPANMGVPVPK; translated from the coding sequence ATGTTCAAGGTCCACCTCGCTCTGCCTGCCTGTGTCCTTCTTGCCTCCGCAACCGTGTTTGCCCAGGCTCCGGCGGCCCGGCCCGCTCCGGCTCCGCTGGAAAGCCCGGCGCCCCACTACGTCAGCTTTCAGTTGACGGAAGAGGTCAACGCCTCGGCGGACGCGGTCTGGGCGAAGGTTGGCAAGTATTGCGACATCGCCGCTTGGTCCGGTATGCCCTGCAGGATTGTGCAGGGGCCGGGGGAGGAGATCGGCACGGTGCGCTCCATCCTGAACGAGGTGATGGTCGGCAAGACGACATACTCCTACACCTACACGCAGGCGCCCCGGCAGGGAGCGGTCTACAACCTGTACCACGGCACGCTGGAGGTGGTTCCGGTCACCGCGAAGACCTCGCGCCTGCAGTACAGCTTTTTATATGACAACTCCATGCTGGCCGACGACGCCGCCCGCGAGGCCGAGATTGCAACCCGCAAGACGCGCTTTGGCGGCTATTTGAAAAACATGAAGGCAATGGCGGAGGGCCGCAAGGTGGAGCCGCCTGTGGCCCCACCGATTCCCGCCGCAACCTGGCTGGTGGCTGAGCCGCACTACATCTCCATCCCGATGAGCATTGAGGTCAATGCCCCTGCGGACAAGGTGTGGGCGCGCATCGGCAAGTACTGCGATATCGGCGAGTGGGGAATTCCGGGCTGCAGCATCGTCTCTGGCGACGGTGGGCTGGGAACCATCCGCACCATCGGCAGCGAGATACTGGTGGGCAAGACAAAGACCAGCTACATCTACACCCAGCCAAAGCGCGTGGGTGCGAACTACAACCTGTACCACGGCCAGCTTTGGGCGGAGCCGGTGACGGCCTCCACCACCCGGCTGAACTATACGCTGATGCTGGACAACTCCGCCCTGCCGGATGATGCCGCCCGCCAGAAGGACATCGACAACCGCCGCACGCGGTTTACGAAGATGCTGGAGAACATGAAGTTGCTGGCCGAAGGGAAACCGCTGCCGGAAGGCGCCGTGGTACGGCCTGCCACCCCGCCCGCGAATATGGGCGTACCGGTACCGAAATAG
- a CDS encoding superoxide dismutase family protein, whose protein sequence is MRFAAIASAALLVAVPVFAAAPKPVKVELKDASGKDAGYVTFSPDKKGVKVMVMLANLPAGEHAVHVHAGSECVAPFTSAGGHFNPENKHHGFKNPEGHHDGDFPESVAMTGDMGHKVFVADYLSLDPAAPNSIYGHTVVVHEKADDQTSDPAGNAGSRIACGVIEKPAM, encoded by the coding sequence ATGCGTTTTGCCGCTATTGCTTCGGCCGCCCTTCTGGTTGCCGTTCCCGTCTTCGCTGCCGCCCCTAAGCCCGTCAAGGTGGAACTGAAGGACGCGAGCGGCAAGGATGCCGGCTATGTGACCTTTTCCCCCGATAAGAAGGGTGTGAAGGTAATGGTTATGCTCGCGAACCTGCCCGCCGGCGAGCACGCCGTGCATGTCCACGCCGGTAGCGAGTGCGTTGCCCCGTTCACCTCCGCCGGTGGCCACTTCAACCCGGAGAACAAGCACCACGGCTTCAAGAACCCGGAAGGCCATCACGACGGCGACTTCCCGGAGTCTGTCGCGATGACCGGTGACATGGGCCACAAGGTCTTCGTTGCCGATTACCTGTCGCTTGATCCGGCTGCACCCAACTCCATTTACGGCCACACCGTCGTTGTGCATGAGAAAGCCGACGACCAGACCTCGGATCCGGCCGGAAACGCCGGCAGCCGCATCGCCTGCGGTGTGATTGAAAAGCCCGCGATGTAA
- a CDS encoding thymidine kinase translates to MTQQHVGRLEVITGPMFSGKSEELIRRLKRAKIARQRVACFKPDIDLRYHRTAIASHSEQTHDAAVVTPTSDRLKAELFENSSIEEIDVIGIDEVQFFDEGIIPLTLELVHLGKRVILGGLDTTFANEPFGPVPNLMALADQVTKLSAVCMVCGNPAIHTQRLGQSQELVVVGAAGLYEARCREHFEPFVDENKSEQMELPAVPL, encoded by the coding sequence ATGACCCAGCAGCACGTTGGCCGGCTGGAGGTAATCACCGGCCCCATGTTTTCCGGCAAGAGCGAGGAGCTGATCCGCCGCCTGAAGCGCGCGAAGATCGCCCGCCAGCGCGTCGCCTGCTTCAAGCCCGACATCGACCTTCGCTATCACCGCACGGCCATCGCCTCGCACTCCGAGCAGACGCATGACGCCGCCGTGGTCACACCCACCTCCGACCGTCTGAAGGCTGAGCTGTTTGAGAACAGCAGCATCGAAGAAATTGACGTCATCGGCATCGACGAGGTGCAGTTCTTCGACGAAGGCATCATCCCGCTCACCCTGGAGCTTGTGCACCTGGGCAAACGGGTGATTCTGGGCGGGTTGGACACCACCTTCGCCAACGAGCCCTTTGGCCCGGTGCCCAACCTGATGGCGCTGGCTGACCAGGTGACCAAGCTCTCGGCCGTCTGCATGGTCTGCGGCAACCCGGCCATCCATACGCAGCGCCTTGGCCAGAGCCAGGAACTGGTAGTCGTCGGCGCCGCCGGGCTGTACGAGGCACGCTGCCGCGAGCACTTCGAACCCTTTGTGGACGAGAACAAGAGCGAGCAGATGGAACTGCCCGCTGTTCCTCTCTAG
- a CDS encoding ATP-binding cassette domain-containing protein yields MAFVEAHDLVKEYPAKNAAGAVRVVDKVSLSIARGETLGLVGESGSGKSTVARMMLRLIEPTSGSVHFDGVDVLGAGRAGMHALRRRMQIVFQDPYSALNPRMRVRQILLEPCAIHGAPEGVDPQKRVRGLLREVGLDESALERYPHEFSGGQRQRINIARALMLRPEFLILDEPVSALDVSVGAQVVNLLRDLQKNYGLTYLFISHSMPLVRYLCDRVAVMQKGRLVEIGDALEVCDCPREAYTQQLIAATPEMPV; encoded by the coding sequence ATGGCGTTTGTTGAAGCCCATGATCTTGTGAAGGAGTACCCGGCAAAGAACGCAGCCGGGGCTGTCCGCGTGGTCGACAAGGTATCGCTCTCGATAGCGCGCGGCGAGACGCTTGGCCTGGTCGGCGAATCCGGCTCCGGCAAAAGCACGGTGGCCCGCATGATGTTGCGCCTCATTGAGCCGACTTCCGGTTCCGTACACTTTGATGGCGTGGACGTACTTGGCGCAGGCCGCGCGGGCATGCACGCCCTGCGCAGACGCATGCAGATCGTCTTCCAGGACCCCTACTCGGCGCTGAACCCGCGCATGCGCGTGCGGCAGATTCTGCTCGAGCCATGCGCCATCCACGGAGCGCCGGAGGGCGTGGACCCACAGAAGCGTGTCCGGGGTCTGCTGCGCGAGGTGGGTCTGGATGAGTCGGCGCTGGAGCGTTACCCGCACGAGTTTTCCGGCGGCCAGCGGCAGCGCATCAACATTGCCCGCGCGCTGATGCTGCGGCCGGAGTTCCTGATCCTGGATGAGCCGGTCAGCGCGCTCGATGTGTCGGTAGGAGCGCAGGTGGTGAACCTGCTGCGCGACCTGCAAAAGAACTACGGGCTGACGTACCTGTTCATCTCGCACTCCATGCCGCTGGTGCGCTACCTGTGCGACCGCGTGGCGGTGATGCAAAAGGGCCGACTGGTGGAGATCGGTGACGCCCTGGAGGTCTGCGACTGCCCGCGAGAGGCGTATACGCAGCAACTGATTGCGGCGACGCCGGAGATGCCGGTGTAA
- a CDS encoding amidase has translation MMQADESRRRFLSVCAQAGVGATLMPGVLFALATQANAQSSNEAAPFPKLTPEMIDQAAALVGLTITDEQKKLMMDGLADQRGMIRQIRNLHIPNSVAPAFNFDPVPGGMKLETVRTPAKLGPAPSVAGLSLSEEEKIAFASVRELSELVRLRKVKSAELTKLYLDRLKRYDPRLHFVITLTEERALKQAAEADTAIAAGKYKGPLHGIPWGTKDLLSVKGYRTTWGAGGFEQQQFDVDATVVQRLDEAGAVLLAKLTMGALAQGDVWFGGKTRNPWNPKQGSSGSSAGSASSVSAGCVGFAIGTETLGSISSPSTRCGTSGLRPTFGLVPRTGAMALSWSMDKIGPICRSVEDCALVMSAIYGPDGHDRSVKDAAFNWNAGFDWKKLRVGYFADAFAEPKFEAPKDGYEGATADEKQKKEEAAKSSFARRAYDAKYERATLDVLKKMGVTLVPVELPKLPWGPMTGNLEAEAAAAFDELTRSGRDKLLTAQAADDWPNIFRTFRLYSAVDYINAMRARSLGIEAMAKLFEQVDVIVTPSSGMQLRATNLTGHPAVIVPNGLRGDDAPPPPHVDDGESDNIGGPGTPVSITFLGQLYSDARLAAFARAYQEATGFHKLHPRLV, from the coding sequence ATGATGCAAGCTGACGAATCCCGCCGCCGTTTTCTGAGTGTGTGCGCGCAGGCTGGTGTGGGAGCTACGCTGATGCCGGGAGTATTGTTTGCCCTGGCCACGCAGGCCAATGCGCAGAGCTCCAATGAGGCCGCCCCCTTCCCAAAGCTAACGCCCGAGATGATTGATCAAGCCGCAGCTCTGGTAGGGCTGACCATCACCGATGAACAGAAGAAATTGATGATGGACGGCTTGGCCGACCAGCGGGGCATGATCCGCCAGATCCGCAATCTGCACATACCGAACAGCGTTGCCCCGGCCTTCAACTTCGACCCTGTGCCGGGTGGGATGAAGCTGGAGACAGTACGAACGCCTGCGAAGCTGGGACCGGCGCCCAGTGTCGCGGGCCTTTCCCTGAGCGAGGAAGAGAAGATCGCTTTTGCCAGTGTGCGCGAGTTGTCGGAGCTGGTGCGGTTGCGCAAGGTGAAGTCAGCGGAGCTGACGAAGCTTTATCTTGATCGCCTGAAGCGCTACGATCCTCGCCTGCACTTCGTTATCACGCTGACCGAAGAGCGAGCCCTGAAGCAGGCTGCAGAGGCCGATACCGCCATTGCCGCGGGCAAGTACAAGGGCCCTCTGCATGGGATTCCGTGGGGAACTAAGGACCTGTTGAGCGTGAAGGGATATCGCACGACGTGGGGCGCGGGTGGATTTGAGCAGCAGCAGTTCGATGTGGACGCGACCGTGGTGCAGCGTCTGGATGAAGCGGGCGCGGTGCTGCTGGCCAAGCTGACGATGGGCGCGCTGGCGCAGGGCGATGTATGGTTCGGCGGCAAGACACGCAATCCGTGGAACCCGAAGCAGGGCTCGAGCGGATCGTCTGCTGGCTCGGCTTCTTCTGTCAGCGCGGGCTGTGTTGGCTTTGCCATTGGTACGGAGACGCTGGGGTCGATCTCTTCGCCGTCGACGCGTTGCGGCACCAGCGGCCTGCGGCCAACGTTTGGCCTTGTGCCGCGTACGGGAGCGATGGCCCTGAGCTGGTCGATGGACAAGATTGGCCCTATCTGCCGCAGCGTGGAAGACTGCGCCCTGGTAATGAGCGCCATCTATGGGCCCGATGGCCACGACCGCAGCGTGAAGGATGCTGCCTTCAATTGGAATGCGGGCTTCGATTGGAAGAAGCTGCGTGTAGGTTACTTCGCCGATGCGTTTGCGGAGCCGAAGTTCGAGGCTCCGAAAGACGGATACGAGGGCGCGACCGCGGACGAGAAGCAGAAGAAGGAAGAGGCTGCGAAAAGCTCGTTTGCGCGCCGTGCCTACGATGCGAAGTACGAACGCGCAACCCTGGACGTGTTGAAGAAGATGGGCGTAACGCTGGTTCCTGTGGAACTGCCGAAGCTGCCGTGGGGGCCGATGACGGGCAATCTCGAAGCCGAAGCTGCCGCTGCGTTTGATGAGCTGACACGCTCGGGCCGCGACAAGCTGCTCACCGCGCAGGCTGCCGACGACTGGCCAAACATCTTCCGCACCTTCCGGCTTTACTCGGCAGTGGATTACATCAACGCCATGCGTGCGCGTTCGCTGGGCATTGAGGCCATGGCGAAGCTCTTCGAGCAGGTGGATGTGATCGTCACACCGTCGAGCGGAATGCAGCTGCGTGCGACCAATCTTACCGGGCATCCGGCTGTGATTGTGCCGAACGGCCTGCGAGGCGACGATGCTCCACCTCCTCCACATGTAGACGATGGCGAGTCAGACAACATTGGCGGCCCCGGAACGCCGGTCAGCATTACGTTCCTCGGGCAGCTGTACTCGGACGCGCGCCTGGCCGCCTTTGCGCGCGCTTACCAGGAGGCCACCGGCTTCCATAAACTGCATCCGAGGCTGGTTTAG
- a CDS encoding BON domain-containing protein, which yields MTRMQGITRYFLLLVLALPFAPISSAHAQQSRFSDNDASRIATEVQKQLLKLPNYSVFDSLHFGLRGGVVTLGGYASRPTLKSDAERVVKKIEGVTEVDNQIEVLPNSPNDDRIRMAVYTRVYGQAQLRKYTSNFPNAAITPSIARSAGGITWDPPIGYHAIHIIVKNGNVILTGVVNNESDSIIAQMQANGTPGVFGVSNELYVVNQSGSKKELKK from the coding sequence ATGACGAGGATGCAAGGTATCACCCGCTATTTCCTCCTGCTTGTATTGGCACTTCCCTTTGCACCGATTTCTTCAGCCCATGCACAGCAGTCGCGTTTTTCTGACAACGACGCTTCCCGTATCGCCACCGAAGTACAGAAGCAGTTATTGAAGCTTCCCAATTACAGCGTCTTTGACAGCCTGCACTTCGGCCTGCGCGGTGGTGTGGTCACGCTGGGTGGCTATGCCAGCCGCCCCACGCTGAAGAGCGATGCTGAGCGTGTGGTGAAGAAGATTGAAGGCGTTACCGAGGTCGACAACCAGATCGAGGTTCTGCCCAACTCGCCCAACGACGACCGGATCCGCATGGCGGTTTATACGCGGGTTTACGGGCAGGCACAGCTTCGCAAATACACCTCGAACTTCCCGAACGCCGCCATCACACCGTCGATTGCACGATCGGCCGGTGGCATCACCTGGGATCCTCCCATTGGCTACCACGCCATTCATATCATCGTGAAGAACGGCAATGTGATCCTGACCGGCGTGGTGAACAACGAGAGCGACTCGATCATTGCCCAGATGCAGGCCAACGGAACCCCGGGAGTCTTCGGCGTGAGCAATGAGCTGTACGTAGTGAACCAGTCAGGCAGCAAAAAGGAACTGAAGAAGTAA